A segment of the Candidatus Pelagisphaera phototrophica genome:
TCGACCTTGATGAAACGTCTCGATTCAGTCCTTGGTTCCTACACCGATTTCATTTCTGAGTACCTGACAAGCCAAGGGATCTCCTACTTTCACGGTCGAGCGTCCATCTCAGACGCTAATACGGTCTCCCTCACAACGCTCAAAGGATCCTCTAGTTTTCTTAGCGCTAAATATATCGTAATTGCAACCGGATCGAAACCTAGAACGCCCTCAGACATCGAAGTCGATCACGAGAACATACTCGATAGCGACTCCATACTCAGTATGATCTACCTTCCTCGTTCGCTTACTGTTGTAGGTGGGGGCGTCATTGCTTCTGAGTACGCATCCATTTTCTCCTTACTAGGAGTCAAAGTTACGATGTTTGACCGAACGTCCCGTCCGCTCATTTTCATGGAGCCAGAGTGTACTGAAAAGTTCCTGAACCACTTCACAAAAAATGGCGGTGAGTATATCGGCGAGGCAAAGTACGAGAGCATTAAGTGGGATTCGGTTTCACAGGTAATCACCAAGCTAGACAACGGTACCGTAATCTCTAGCGACAAAATGCTTGTTGCTCAAGGCCGTATCGCAAATACACAAGGGCTTGGCCTCGAAGATCTCGGTATCGAGCTTGGAAGAAACGGGGCCATCCCCGTTGATGATAACTACCAGACATCTATCGAAGGCCTTTACGCAGTCGGGGACGTCATTGGACCTCCTTCTCTCGCTTCCGTATCCATGGAACAAGGTCGAAGAGCCATATGCCATGCTCTCGGAACTGATCCAGGCAGCAAATTTGAACTAGTCCCCAATGGCATCTACGCGGTTCCTGAACTTTCTAGCGTGGGGATCTCGGAAGATCAGGCCCGAGAAAAATACGGTAACGATATCATAATCGGACGTGCAAGTTTTGATGAAGTTGCCCGCGGTCAAATTGCGGGTTTCAAA
Coding sequences within it:
- the sthA gene encoding Si-specific NAD(P)(+) transhydrogenase — encoded protein: MNIEEEFDLIVIGSGPGGQKTAIQATNAGLKVALIDRERKVGGTCVHHGTIPSKTLREAALTITTLRRNPDVFDFKLKDDMEVSTLMKRLDSVLGSYTDFISEYLTSQGISYFHGRASISDANTVSLTTLKGSSSFLSAKYIVIATGSKPRTPSDIEVDHENILDSDSILSMIYLPRSLTVVGGGVIASEYASIFSLLGVKVTMFDRTSRPLIFMEPECTEKFLNHFTKNGGEYIGEAKYESIKWDSVSQVITKLDNGTVISSDKMLVAQGRIANTQGLGLEDLGIELGRNGAIPVDDNYQTSIEGLYAVGDVIGPPSLASVSMEQGRRAICHALGTDPGSKFELVPNGIYAVPELSSVGISEDQAREKYGNDIIIGRASFDEVARGQIAGFKDGLLKMIADSKTLKILGVHVVAEGATDLIHVGEMAILNNNDVRVFLENVMNFPTLGEAYRIAALNIITKHAERLARKPESRIQNLIEQAELN